The Dehalococcoidia bacterium DNA window CTCAGTCGATACGACGAGGCGCGTACCGTCTACACGCGCCTGGCGCAGCAGTTTCCGCTGGACGCGAACGCGGCCGACGCCGCCTTCGCGGGCGGGCTGATGGCCTATCTGGCCGGTGACGAAGCCGGCGCCACGGCGATCTGGGCGCCGATCGCCCGCGCCGCATCCGGCGGCGACGCGGCGCGGGCCGGACTCTGGCTGGCGAAGCTCGCCCTGGCGCACGGCGACACCGCCGGAGCAAGCGCCGCGGCCGCCCGCGCGCAGGCGGCGCAGCCCACGGGCTACTTCGGCCTGCGCGCTGCGCTGCTGGCCGCGGGCGGCAGCGTGCGCCCGGCCGGCGGCCCCGTCGCCGCGCCCGCCGCCGACTGGGGCGCCGTCGAAGCCTGGCTGGCGAGCCGCTTCGGTCCGGAAGACCCGGCGCCCTTCCGCGCTGTGCAGACGACGCAGGACTGGGCCGAGGGCATGGAACTGGACGCCCTCGGCTGGCAAACCACGCCCGGCGACATGCTCGGCGCGGCGCTCGCAGGCATGGCGACGCAGCCCTGGGCGCTGTACCGCGCCGCGCGGGCCTTCGCCGATCGCGGCCGTACGGCGCTTGCAATCGAAGCGGCAACGGATCTGCTGCGCCTGGCGGGGCTGCAGCCGGGCGGACCGCTGGACGCGCCGCCCACGCTGCTGCACCTGGCCTATCCGATCGATTATGTCGAGCTGATGAATCAGGATGGGGCGGAGGCCGGGCTCGACCCGCTGCTGCTGATGGCGGTCACGCGCCAGGAGAGCGCCTTCGACCCCGCGGCTGGCTCGACCGCGGGCGCACAGGGCTTGCTGCAGCTTGTGCCGGCCACGGCGCAGGACGTGGCCGGCACGCTGGGCCTGCCCGCGCTCGCGGCGGGTGACCTGCAACGGCCGCTGATCAACCTGCGGCTGGGCGCCGCCTATCTCGCGCAGCAACTGCGCGCGGCCGGCGGCGACTTCCAGCAGATGCTCGCCGCCTACAACGCCGGCGGCCGCAACGCGGCGCGCTGGGCGCAGCAGGCCGGCGGCGACGCCGACCGCTTCTACGAGGCGGTCGACTTCGCTGAAACGCGGCTCTACCTACGCCTCGTTGGCCAGAACTATGCGGTCTACCAGTTGCTCTACCGCGGCGGTGGGCACTGAGCACCGCGCCGGCTGCGCCGCTCTGCCGGAAGCCTTCTGCCGGGCGCCGGACCTCATGGAGGCGCTCTGTGGTTCATGGCCTCGCGCCGATGCGACCTCCGGCGCCGCTCCTCACACTACGCCCTCCCGCTTCAGCGCCGCCAATTCCTCGTTCTCGATGCCGAGCAGGCCGCCGAAGACCTCGGCGTTGTGCTGGCCGAGCGTCGGCGCGGGACGGCGCACGCGGCCAGGCGTCTGCGACAACTTCGGCACCACGCCCTGCATGCGCAGCGGCCCAAGCTGCGGATCTTCCACGTCCACGAGCACGTCCCGCTCGGCGACGTGTGGATCGGCGAACAGATCGGCCACGTTGTAGCTCGCCGTCATGGGAATATCGGCGCGCTCCAGCCGTTGCATGATCTCGGCCACCTCGTGCCCGCGGGCGAAGACCGCGATCGCGTCGTTGATCTCGTCGCGGTGCTCGGTACGGGCAGCGTTGGTTTTGAACCGCGCGTCGTCCGCCAGGTCGGGGCGGTCGATGGCCAGCATCAGCCGCTGGAACTGGCGCAGGTCGGCGGCGATCAGCATCACCCAGCGTTCGTCCTTCGTGCGGTAGGCGCCGGAGGGCGTGGCCGGGCCGCCGTTGCCCACCGGCTGCCGCACGACGCCGGTGCTGCTGAAGTGCGCCGCGGTGAACTCCAGCGCCCGCACGACCGATTCGTAGAGCGCGGTATCGACGATCTGGCCGCGGCCGCTGCCGCCGGCGTCGCGGGCGTAGAGCGCGATCAGGGCGCCGATCGTGGAGAGCATGCCGGTCATGTAATCCACAACGGAGAGGCCGGGGCGCACCGGCTCGCTCTCGGGATGGCCGGTCAGGTGCCAGAGCCCGCCGAAG harbors:
- a CDS encoding lytic transglycosylase domain-containing protein; this encodes MNLRLREPVQRRARGRLAARHLAAAGGRPAWQYRLVLVAALMALTLAGAAPAAADVPLAPLHAAMRAAALAAGDAAERNGDYDAAQAQYQALASSPDPATSAAGNLALGRLLERWGKPSAALAPLRAAMAHFGNTSSQPDGLHTAFLIGEAQLDLKQYPGAAASFQVYLAGGGAAAGEAAIERAAALHGDGDDAGALAALAQPLQASSLAVRRAALGAASRPLELLGQPAAAAADQLALAAVQTSARRRVEALNEAGRLFALAGDDAGAISALQSVVQGYPGVPAAANSLDRLDALGAAIDPVQRALVLYGARRDDDAHAAFLQLLDDNPAGHLAALANYYLGRIADRNDRNDTALADYADAYAAEPTGALAPAALWYQAQLLRFLSRYDEARTVYTRLAQQFPLDANAADAAFAGGLMAYLAGDEAGATAIWAPIARAASGGDAARAGLWLAKLALAHGDTAGASAAAARAQAAQPTGYFGLRAALLAAGGSVRPAGGPVAAPAADWGAVEAWLASRFGPEDPAPFRAVQTTQDWAEGMELDALGWQTTPGDMLGAALAGMATQPWALYRAARAFADRGRTALAIEAATDLLRLAGLQPGGPLDAPPTLLHLAYPIDYVELMNQDGAEAGLDPLLLMAVTRQESAFDPAAGSTAGAQGLLQLVPATAQDVAGTLGLPALAAGDLQRPLINLRLGAAYLAQQLRAAGGDFQQMLAAYNAGGRNAARWAQQAGGDADRFYEAVDFAETRLYLRLVGQNYAVYQLLYRGGGH
- a CDS encoding CoA transferase; its protein translation is MANTAQKAGQRDRSVAAPLPLAGLRVLDLATVLAGPFAATELADFGADVIKVEIPGRGDTLRTLGPVQGDTSYWWATESRNKRGITLDLRKDAGKALLLRLCAVSDVLVENFVPGTLEGWELGPEVLQGANPRLVIVRVSGFGQTGPYRRRPGYDRIGAAFGGLWHLTGHPESEPVRPGLSVVDYMTGMLSTIGALIALYARDAGGSGRGQIVDTALYESVVRALEFTAAHFSSTGVVRQPVGNGGPATPSGAYRTKDERWVMLIAADLRQFQRLMLAIDRPDLADDARFKTNAARTEHRDEINDAIAVFARGHEVAEIMQRLERADIPMTASYNVADLFADPHVAERDVLVDVEDPQLGPLRMQGVVPKLSQTPGRVRRPAPTLGQHNAEVFGGLLGIENEELAALKREGVV